In Halobacteria archaeon AArc-dxtr1, the sequence CTCCTCGGCGAAGGAGATGAGGTCACTCTTTTTCGGCGTATGCGTCTGGTCGTCGGCCGTCTCGATATAATCGAGGATCCGAACCTGATCTGCGGTCGGCGTTTCGAGCGGGTAAGAGGGCAGTTTTTCGGCGACGGACAGTCCTTCCGTTCGAGGAGTCTCCTCGATCGGGTGGGGCCGTGACTCGGGATGGACGTGGTAGCCGCTGGCTTCAGTCGCCATACAGGCCAGTGCTGCCCCAATCGTCGCCAGCTTCGGCCCACTCGAGACGTTCACGCGGACGATGTCTCCCTCGGAGTGATCGACGATGGTCGTGATCTCGCCCAGGACGTCGTACATATCGCCCAGATCAACTGCACGCGTGATGACGTCGACGCCGCCATCGGTAAGTTCAGCCACCAGCGCCTCGTGGTAGGACACCTGCGGCATGGATTCATCACGGAGCAGGTAGACCACAT encodes:
- a CDS encoding DUF6293 family protein: MTRETELQRIGEIHVAPLGYEYDRILEPVRRYDADVVYLLRDESMPQVSYHEALVAELTDGGVDVITRAVDLGDMYDVLGEITTIVDHSEGDIVRVNVSSGPKLATIGAALACMATEASGYHVHPESRPHPIEETPRTEGLSVAEKLPSYPLETPTADQVRILDYIETADDQTHTPKKSDLISFAEEQDLAFMTRSEPANEKAKFALLNNRIVDPLVENGYLHIESVGRTKQVSLTETGKNALRAFRHKLP